The following coding sequences lie in one Spea bombifrons isolate aSpeBom1 chromosome 5, aSpeBom1.2.pri, whole genome shotgun sequence genomic window:
- the LOC128496979 gene encoding hemoglobin subunit beta-2-like produces the protein MVHFTAEERAAITSVWQKVDISKDGSDTLTRLLVVYPWTQRYFSSFGNLSNETAISGNVKVQAHGKKVLGAIGGAIQHLDDVKGSLRELSDTHANKLHVDPENFKRLGEMLVIVLAAKLGSAFTPQVQAAWEKFIAVLVAGLSHGYF, from the exons ATGGTTCACTTTACAGCTGAAGAGCGTGCCGCCATCACATCCGTGTGGCAGAAGGTTGACATCAGCAAGGATGGCAGCGACACCCTGACCAg GCTGCTCGTTGTCTACCCCTGGACCCAGAGGTATTTCAGCTCTTTCGGAAACCTGTCCAATGAAACCGCTATCTCTGGAAATGTTAAAGTGCAGGCCCATGGCAAGAAGGTTCTGGGTGCCATCGGCGGTGCCATCCAACACTTGGATGATGTCAAGGGCTCTCTCCGCGAACTCAGTGACACCCACGCCAACAAACTGCACGTGGACCCCGAGAACTTCAAg CGTCTCGGAGAAATGCTGGTGATTGTTCTGGCTGCCAAACTGGGATCCGCTTTCACCCCTCAGGTCCAGGCCGCCTGGGAGAAATTCATCGCTGTTCTGGTTGCTGGTCTGAGCCACGGATATTTTTAA